From a region of the Physeter macrocephalus isolate SW-GA unplaced genomic scaffold, ASM283717v5 random_372, whole genome shotgun sequence genome:
- the SLC25A1 gene encoding tricarboxylate transport protein, mitochondrial has product MKVCLSRPSFPAGAGVGGRGQKSCGAPCWGRAVSRACQGSSPHRVRRPEPGILRRPRGVLGEGRPRPPGREGAAPRAPRAGLWGRCLVGPARPLAGPPTHPALVSRGLRAARGRGRARTTQGGAPEGRGRPAPAHNRSRRRRHDRAQELGPEAGAGSPTPPAMAAPRALAAGAPAPGKAALTHPGKAILAGGLAGGIEICITFPTEYVKTQLQLDERSHPPRYRGIGDCVRQTVRNHGVLGLYRGLSSLLYGSIPKAAVRFGMFEFLSNHMRDAQGRLDSTRGLLCGLGAGVAEAVVVVCPMETIKVKFIHDQTSPSPKYRGFFHGVREIVREQGLKGTYQGLTATVLKQGSNQAIRFFVMTSLRNWYRGDNPNKPMNPLITGVFGAIAGAASVFGNTPLDVIKTRMQGLEAHKYRNTWDCGLQILRKEGPKAFYKGTVPRLGRVCLDVAIVFVIYDEVVKLLNKVWKTD; this is encoded by the exons ATGAAAGTCTGTTTATCTCGGCCGAGCTTCCCCGCCGGTGCTGGCGTGGGCGGGAGGGGCCAGAAGAGCTGCGGAGCCCCTTGTTGGGGGAGGGCGGTGAGCAGGGCTTGTCAGGGGTCTTCTCCCCACCGTGTGCGCCGCCCGGAGCCCGGAATCCTGCGGCGGCCTCGCGGCGTGTTGGGTGAGGGGCGGCCCCGCCCTCCCGGTAGGGAGGGGGCGGCCCCACGCGCCCCGAGGGCGGGGCTCTGGGGGCGGTGCCTAGTCGGGCCCGCGCGGCCATTGGCTGGGCCGCCGACCCACCCGGCCTTAGTTTCCCGCGGGCTCCGGGcggcccgggggcggggccgggctcgGACTACGCAGGGCGGAGCCCCGGAGGGACgcggccgccccgccccggcccataaccggagccgccgccgccgccacgaCCGAGCGCAGGAGCTCGGACCCGAGGCCGGCGCCGggtcccccaccccgcccgccaTGGCCGCGCCCCGCGCTCTGGCGGCTGGCGCGCCCGCGCCTGGGAAGGCCGCACTCACGCACCCGGGGAAGGCGATCCTGGCAG GCGGCCTGGCGGGTGGCATCGAAATCTGCATCACCTTCCCCACCGAGTATGTAAAGACGCAGCTACAGCTGGACGAGCGCTCGCACCCGCCGCGCTACCGGGGCATCG gggacTGCGTGCGGCAGACAGTCCGCAACCATGGCGTCCTGGGCCTGTACCGCGGCCTCAGCTCCCTGCTCTACGGCTCCATTCCGAAGGCGGCTGTCAG GTTCGGGATGTTCGAGTTTCTCAGCAACCACATGCGGGACGCCCAGGGACGGTTGGACAGCACACGCGggctgctgtgtggcctgggcgCTGGTGTGGCCGAGGCCGTGGTGGTCGTGTGCCCCATGGAGACCATCAAG GTGAAGTTCATCCATGACcagacctcccccagccccaaatATAGAGGATTCTTCCACGGGGTCAGGGAGATCGTGCGGGAACAAG GGCTGAAGGGGACATACCAGGGCCTCACGGCCACCGTGCTGAAGCAGGGATCCAACCAGGCCATTCGCTTCTTCGTCATGACCTCCTTGCGCAACTGGTACCGAG GGGACAACCCCAACAAGCCCATGAACCCGCTCATCACTGGTGTGTTTGGAGCCATCGCGGGCGCAGCCAGTGTCTTCGGGAACACTCCTCTAGACGTGATCAAGACCCGGATGCAG GGCCTGGAGGCGCACAAGTACCGCAACACATGGGACTGTGGCCTGCAGATCCTAAGGAAGGAGGGGCCCAAGGc